The Plasmodium vivax chromosome 13, whole genome shotgun sequence nucleotide sequence GTTTACTATGATGGCGGGGGAAGGAAAcccgttattttttatttttctccaaagGGAACATTttaaggagagaaaaataaactgtGTGGAATAAAGGAGAGAGTGGCGCCACTTCTccattaacaaaaaaaaaaaaaaaaaaaaaaacacaaaaaagggtaaaaaggggtaaaaaagggcaaaaaaggcaacaaaCGTGGGACAGTATACGCGGATTACCGCTTCTCTACATACACGAATAAACCTTCACAGCGCTGTTTCCACAGCCCGGCTCAGGAAAATACCTTCTGCGCAAATTCCTCTATGGATATAAAATTCTTATTGTACGGATCAACGAACTTCTTAAATTTCTTGCAGTCTTCATCCGTTAAAACATCGCTCATTGTCATAACTAAAAAAATCATTGTATCTACGCTCAGACAGCCACTGTTATTTTTGTCTAACTTTTTCAAAGTGcgcattaatttttttttaggggTCAGTATCCCTAGCTCCTTCCTTGCTATCTTGGAGTACTCCTCTAGGCTATAaatgattttattattttgatacAGCTTGTTATAATCGGTCGATACTCCTATGAGTCTTAGGGCATACACTAACTCGTTGAAGGTTATGCACCCGTCAGCGTCCTTGTCCATTATAATGAACGACTCACTAATTAAGGCACTTGTCGTGGCCATGGTgacaaagggggaggcggaAAAATCTCACGTAAAATGGTGTTCAGTTCACGTGGTGCACACGCGCGAAtgcaaataatattttatgatcCTTTAATggaggtaaaaataaagcaactCGAGGGTGTTACTAtcaaaattaacaataaaCTGTGGCAGTGGgtagaaaatgtaaaaagcagcaaaaaaaaataaagtcaaatttgttttcttcaatttttaacGATAAATAGGATAAGCCTGCACATAAAAAGTGTATTAGCTGTTgcggtggggaaaaaatgggaactaCGTTCGGAAACAAAtgggttgaaaaaaaactcgGCAAATTCTTCCCTTTCTCTTTAatattgtcaaaaaaaaaattttttttttttcttttggatGGCAAAATAGCTAGACAGTTCGCGGCCGTGCTAGCTAATTTtgcttcatatttttttttttttttctacatctCTTGAATTAGGCCTTCCTCGCCCTGATCCTCCGGTTCCTGCATGAacgttcagaaaaaaaaaaaaaaaaacagccattATGTCAGAAAAACAGCCATTATCTGAAAAAATATCAACTGCTGTCCAAAAACATAGCAACtgttttcccccaaatgtAGCCATTATTGCGAAAAAAACTCCCAAACATAGAataatccattttttcctcatgtACAATTATGAATTTCTCTCTATCGAACGAAATAGAGCAAACTGCTGTAATTCCGCGAAAACAGCTGTGCAGTGCTTTTCCAAACAGAGGGcactttttttgcgcatttgcGAAATGGGCGCCTTGGCCGAATTTTCTTTCCTACCTGATTCACAACGTCCGCGACTGTGATGTTCATGTCTTTAAGTTTGCTCTCGCTTAAGTTGTCGTTGCACACGTCGAAAATGCCCATGGAAACGTCTGCAtcgcgaaaggggggaaataacgTCTCGAAGGGAAATGTGCATACAagtttatacatatgtacatgcatatgcagCTTGTCTTCtgttcgaaaaaataaacggaGATGATGTAAATACGTGGTGCTTACCCATGACAACGCAAGCTTCGTCGCTATTTTCACAGGACTGATCAAGGATGTCCTTGTCAATCCGCACACTGTCTGTATCCATATTTCTTAAATCTTCGTTCGATTTCTCCATCTTTGccagaaattttttatatttctctaAGGACGAACTGCTTATTAAATCTTTGTGGAAGCGCGGTTTTTCCctctttgttttttgttctgGGGGAGTGTCGTTCGGTACGTCCAGATCTTCATCTTTGTCACTAAGCAAAAAAAGCTTATCCTTTGCGCCTTCTTTGAATTGGTCATCTAGTAAACTCTCCCTCGAAATTTTGGCTCCactcctttccttttcatcatttttttgattttcgtgcatatttttaaaaacgataAGGTGGACGGGAACAAATCGGCTTAACAGTTAagtgtaaaaagaaaaggagcaaGTAGTCCTCCATAAACAAGAGTTCAAACGAGTACCAATGCGTGGCTTCTCTCCTATTGTGCGATGAACGCCCTGTTTTCAGGTAACTTTATCAACAGGTAATTTCACAGATCGGGGGAAGGGAAGCCTTTCATAATTACCGCTGTTTATAAATACGCATGCTGTTCGTTCGGTTTGAAGAAGCGTTAGctacaaaaatgtactttaTCGCAACAGTGTTGGAAggttacttctttttttttaattgcgaAAAAGTTGCCTTAAATGAAGGTTTCGAAGAAAAATTGGCTAAGTTCCTGCTTTGTTTcacttttcctttccgcACAAGAATAACTCTCATTTTTGCCGTAAAAACGTACACGTTGGTACACGTACATTATGTGCACTTTAGTACGTTCGCGCAGtcgctaaaaaaaaggagcttaAGTGGGACGCCCATTTGTGAACGCTGCTCTGCAATTTggccgccttttttttgtcacaaaaaaaaaaaaaaaaaatagaaaggGAGAAAGAAAGAATTCTCTGGGGAACGAAGAAAGGAAAACcgcgcaaaaaatgtaaagtgCAAAAATTAAGGGGACAGTTCTGCGTTGAAATATGCCCCTTTTGAGCAGCAAATAAATCTTTGCAGTCAACACGCACGTCCGCATACGTCAGTGTGTTCTTACTGTTGCGTAGAACAATGCGCAATCGGCCATGTAGGAACTTGTAGTTTATATTCACACACGTGCAAATTTGCGCTTGCGCGCATGttaagggggaagaaacatGAGTTGAACAGGAACACTCCCAGAAGGGGCGTCAACTGAGGTGTAGCCATGTAGCAATGTAACAATGCAGCAATGTAGCAACATGCTAATGTTAATGCTTTTCACCGCCTCAGCTGGTATAACAACTTCGCCATTTCGCCATCTTTTCGCATCTTTTGCAataattccccttttttatgtgataaaaatgtatgcgcagaaattacattttttttttttttaaataacccAATTGGTTTGGCTAAACTGTGAAATAAATGCGACTGGGCAGTTGTCAGTTGATGGAATTGCTGGTAATGCTGGTACTGATGGTTATCGTCTGCATAACTCGTGTCATGTGGTTTCCGTGCGTCCCTTCACAAATCATCATGATGAGGCGCTTTACGAAAATTAAAGAAGTTGCCTTTTGGCCCACGTCAGTTTGGGAGCTTACGCTGAATAAACACCCCAATATGCGACAACAATGTGCACatgggtatatatatatgtatacgtatatgtatacgcatatgcatatgcatatgcacgtTTGCACTCCTCTTCGAACTGGCACGCCAACCGATTAAACGATTGGCTCCTGCGGGGGGCCAACAATAACCGCCTCTTGCATTGTGGCCTACTTTTTCAAACGCGCAGGCGTTAGTGGAGATCTGCCCTGTTCTGATACGCGgagcgaaaagggaagctTGCCTTTTTTAGCGACCTATTTAAGGGAaagggcaattttttctttaattttttctacatttgcATGCTGAATGCACATGTGAGGCAGGGGCTCCATGTGGACATGCAGTTTTTGAAAAATCACAATCGAATAAATCGACAACCAAATTTTGTaaggtgaaagaaaaaaaaaaaaaaaaaaaaaaaaactctatATGTATACAACCACTCGGTTAATTCAGCGAATAAGGGAAATGCTAAGTTACAAAACAAACACTCTGCAAcaggaaatatttttcgaaCGACTATTGTAAGTGGTTCAAGTTTCGCTTAAATGTCACACGCCATACGTTCATGTATGCCAAACGAGTATAGGCTTTCGAGGAGGCACCTTTTACGCGAGCAtgcatacgcatgtgcatTCGGCCATATCTCTGTCGGCTGAAAGTTGCGTAAAAATGAAcgcccatttttatgttactaaaaaagaagataagAAACTGCACAGCGTGATGTGAAAAAGCGTGTAGTTCTCTCATTTGTAAATTTGATTTCCTCTCTCTACATCTACATCTTtgtgttgaaaaaaaatttgtgctCAGTTATTGTATCCGTTTTGCGACGCTGATTAGATTTGCGCTAAGG carries:
- a CDS encoding calmodulin, putative (encoded by transcript PVX_085540A), yielding MATTSALISESFIIMDKDADGCITFNELVYALRLIGVSTDYNKLYQNNKIIYSLEEYSKIARKELGILTPKKKLMRTLKKLDKNNSGCLSVDTMIFLVMTMSDVLTDEDCKKFKKFVDPYNKNFISIEEFAQKVFS
- a CDS encoding hypothetical protein, conserved (encoded by transcript PVX_085545A), which translates into the protein MHENQKNDEKERSGAKISRESLLDDQFKEGAKDKLFLLSDKDEDLDVPNDTPPEQKTKREKPRFHKDLISSSSLEKYKKFLAKMEKSNEDLRNMDTDSVRIDKDILDQSCENSDEACVVMDVSMGIFDVCNDNLSESKLKDMNITVADVVNQEPEDQGEEGLIQEM